One window of the Lynx canadensis isolate LIC74 chromosome D3, mLynCan4.pri.v2, whole genome shotgun sequence genome contains the following:
- the LOC115528495 gene encoding cytochrome b-c1 complex subunit 9, with protein sequence MAAPTFTARLYSLLFRRTSTFALTIAVGALFFERAFDQGADAIYEHINEGKLWKHIKHKYENK encoded by the exons ATGGCGGCCCCGACGTTTACTGCGAGGTTATACTCCCTGTTGTTCCGCAGGACCTCCACTTTCGCCCTCACCATCGCCGTGGGCGCTTTGTTCTTCGAGCGCGCCTTCGACCAAGGCGCGGACGCGATCTACGAACACATCAACGAGGGG AAGCTGTGGAAACACATCAAGCACAAGTATGAAAATAAGTAG